One segment of Clavelina lepadiformis chromosome 2, kaClaLepa1.1, whole genome shotgun sequence DNA contains the following:
- the LOC143447027 gene encoding uncharacterized protein LOC143447027, producing MIDRTSFRLPFCSPFHGDHGFMKTTKTLYPYNTSAVRNVSEVLETTSISSSPITVWEALPTACRTVTAILGIVFGLLLLISIVSNFMTAASACASKAKKSATRDDAQAQRKLLKFMDSIWIQSMFRTSMAFSGIFAGGLLLPFSGITIYNLLSSSAFSENVRHQRQQLAEFEKISCAFFHLTLSACIFSMLGAVGDRFYIMYDLNPFVYLEKNSKPVAISSTPTKPGCKRSLSAITSLHGRKTSLYQKLAVIYLVIVWCASVALAILSVTYGDIKFLLFGEELKNNETPIASRAAFVTVSGNYFMEVMLIYLAFVFIPLLCLILLTAIVVAISFKLQSTTEGLDYYEEARMRSFSLRTQRKLLQPCLMGISPQSTAKKESRIKPKNGPDATFSHKAEHSQQVTSNCQESDVNGVATDCIQDEGDGNNIPLTDLKVPLPPDWIRFSSLKRTYTCNSTVQVDDLAATPLTVPIDSSRAFFGELAETRATLITCAFVTLMLLPLCSLLAIDVFDVETETFGQEIDDLNSTSEYLLSSHTAVNLAYVFAALFILGGTAPFFVLYYTSPTFRRGTKQILGIRIRFVENSTSKFDRRSLHTSENIDDTSVVMKRASSVPDVQQRSQKRSSMQRERSRRVVRRSRSFTIGRWQPQPPPPSSTLDQNKDIDARYAMDTDE from the exons ATGATTGATAGAACAAGCTTTCGTTTGCCATTTTGTTCACCCTTTCACGGCGACCATGGATTtatgaaaacaacaaagaCTTTGTATCCTTACAACACATCAGCGGTTAGGAACGTGTCTGAGGTTTTGGAAACAACCTCGATTTCTTCGAGTCCTATTACCGTTTGGGAGGCGCTGCCCACAGCTTGTCGTACCGTGACTGCGATCCTTGGAATTGTTTTTGGCCTACTTCTCCTAATCAGTATTGTCTCGAATTTTATGACGGCAGCTTCGGCGTGCGCCTCCAAGGCCAAAAAATCCGCAACAAGGGATGACGCACAAGCACAACGTAAGCTTCTGAAATTCATGGATTCTATCTGG attCAAAGTATGTTTCGAACTTCCATGGCATTTTCGGGGATTTTTGCTGGTGGCTTGCTGTTGCCATTTTCTGGAATAACAATTTACAATCTTTTGTCATCCTCCGCCTTCTCTGAAAACGTACGTCACCAACGTCAGCAGCTAGCAGAATTTGAAAAGATCTCGTGTGCTTTTTTCCACCTTACTTTGTCAGCTTGTATTTTCTCAATGCTTGGAGCAGTCGGTGACAGATTCTACATAATGTATGATTTAAATCCTTTTGTTTATCTTGAAAAGAATAGTAAACCAGTTGCAATCTCTTCAACTCCCACCAAACCAGGCTGTAAAAGATCATTGTCAGCGATTACGTCTTTACATGGCAGAAAAACATCACTTTACCAAAAACTAGCCGTCATTTATCTCGTAATAGTTTGGTGTGCTAGTGTAGCCCTGGCGATCTTGAGTGTCACCTACGGCGACATAAAATTTCTTCTCTTTGGGGAGGAACTGAAGAATAATGAAACGCCTATTGCTTCCCGAGCTGCCTTCGTAACAGTTTCAGGGAATTACTTCATGGAAGTTATGTTGATATATCTTGCGTTTGTTTTCATTCCTCTTCTGTGTCTTATACTTCTGACTGCTATTGTAGTGGCGATCTCCTTTAAGCTACAGTCAACCACCGAGGGTTTGGATTACTACGAGGAGGCAAGAATGCGAAGTTTCTCGTTACGAACGCAAAGAAAATTGTTACAGCCGTGTTTGATGGGCATTTCCCCACAGAGTACTGCTAAGAAAGAGAGCAGAATCAAACCAAAAAATGGCCCGGACGCTACTTTCTCTCACAAGGCCGAGCACTCCCAGCAGGTAACTTCAAACTGCCAAGAATCTGATGTAAACGGAGTTGCCACCGACTGTATCCAAGACGAAGGTGACGGGAACAATATTCCTCTTACAGATCTTAAAGTTCCTCTGCCGCCGGACTGGATAAGATTTTCTTCACTAAAACGAACATACACTTGTAACTCAACGGTCCAAGTTGACGATCTGGCTGCTACTCCACTAACTGTACCAATCGACAGTTCCCGCGCATTCTTTGGCGAATTAGCCGAAACCAGAGCAACCTTAATTACCTGCGCATTTGTAACGCTGATGTTACTACCACTCTGCTCACTTTTGGCCATCGATGTATTTGATGTGGAAACGGAGACATTTGGGCAGGAGATTGACGATTTAAATTCGACGTCGGAATATCTTCTTTCATCTCACACTGCAGTAAACCTTGCCTATGTATTCGCGGCACTTTTCATCCTCGGTGGAACCGCGCCGTTCTTTGTTCTCTATTACACGTCGCCAACATTTCGACGAGGAACGAAACAGATTCTGGGTATCAGAATCAGATTCGTGGAGAATTCAACTTCAAAATTCGATCGCAGAAGTCTGCATACAAGCGAAAATATTGACGATACATCTGTTGTGATGAAGAGGGCTTCAAGTGTACCCGATGTTCAACAACGGAGCCAAAAGCGTTCGTCGATGCAAAGAGAAAGGAGCCGTCGTGTAGTCCGGCGTTCCAGATCATTCACAATTGGCCGTTGGCAGCCTCAGCCTCCACCACCAAGTAGCACTCTTgatcaaaataaggacatcgATGCTCGCTATGCGATGGACACAGACGAATAG